From the genome of Prionailurus bengalensis isolate Pbe53 chromosome D1, Fcat_Pben_1.1_paternal_pri, whole genome shotgun sequence:
agacacacacacacacacacacacacacacacacaaaggaaaaatattccatgctcatggattggaaggacaaatatcgttaaaatgtcgatactacccaaagcaatctacatattcaccacaatctgtatcaaaataacaccagcattcttcacagagctagaacaaacaatcctaaaatttgtatggagccagaaaagaccctgaatagccaaagcaatcctgaaaaagaaaaccaaagctggaggcatcacaatcctggacttcaagatgtattacaaagctgtaatcatcaagatggtatgttactggcacaagaacagacactcagatcaatggaacagaatagagaacccagaaatggacccacaaacgtatggccaactaatctttgataaagcaggaaagaatattcaatggaataaagacagtcttttcagctaatagtgctgggaaaagtggatgacgacatgcagaaaaatgaacctgaaccactttcttccaccatacacaaaaataaactcaaaatggatgaaagacctaaacataagacaggaaattctagaggagaaagcagacaaaaacctcttaatccttagctgcagcaacttcttactcaacacctctctggaggcaagggaaaccaaagcaaaaatgaactattgggacctcatcaaaataaaattttttgcacagcgaaggaaacaatcaacaaaactaaaaggcaaccggcagaatgggagaagatatttgcaagtgacatatcagataaagggttagtatccaaaatctataaagaacttatcaaactaaacacccaaaaaacaaacaatccagtgaagaaatgggcaaaagacatgaacagatacttctccaaagaagacatccagatggctaacagacaaaaaatgctcaatatcactcatcatcagggaaatgcgaattaaaaccataatgagataccacctcacaccaatcagaatggctaaaataaacaactcagtcaacaatagatgttggcaaggatgcggagaaagagtaTCCCtttcgcactgctggtgggaatgcaaactggtgcagctactctggaaaacagtatggaggttcctcaaaaaattaaaaatagaactaccctacaaattgcactaccaggtatttatccaaaggacacaggtgtgctgtttcaaaggggtactccaatgtttatagcagtgctatcaacaatagccaaagtatggaaagagcccaaatgtccattgacggatgaatggataaagaagatgtagtatatatatacgatagagtattactcggcaatcaaaaagaatgaaatcttgccatttgcaactacgtggatggaactagagggtattatgctaaacgaaattagtcaatcagagaaagacaaatatatgactttactcatatgaggactttaagatataaaacagatgaacataagggaagggaagcaaaaataatataaaaacaaggagggggacaaaacatgagagactcttaaatacagagaacaaattgagggttgctggaggggttgtgggtgggggatgggctaaatgggtaaggtgcattaaggaagacacttaggatgagcactgggtgttatatataggggatggatcacgggaatctactcctgaaatcattattgaactatatgctaacaaacttggatgtaaaatttaaaaaaaaaaaaaaaaaagaccactcaGCTGATCTCAGGAGTTTTAAACAGAGGTTTGGGGGAGCAGTGGCTGAAAGGAGATGGGCTTGTGTAGGAAGAGAGGATTGATTTTGGTCTTGAAAGAACCATTCTGGCTAATATTTATAGTgtagtggaaacaactcaaattgACATCATACAGATTTGGTTTCGAAATCTGGCCCTGGCTCACTGTAGCTCTGTAACCATGGCAAGTTTGGAACAAcatgaaatatgaataaattctGTGTGTTTGTACACTAAGGATGATGCTATTTTTTTTGTCTACCTTTCTGGGCTCTTTTCTGAGGATCAGATGAAACCATGTATGTGAAAACACACTGAAGAATATAACACTAATACAGATAGGTGAGGGACTATTAATAGTTATTTCCACTTGCCCCTCTATGCTGATATGATCCCGTAACATTgtgtgagaaaaatatttaagcagTATGACCTACTACATATTTATAtagcaaataaatttttaaaaagagtcattttattgttaaaatcaagagtagacTCTTGAATACTGAAAATTCTCCAGAGCCAAAGAAGGTGAGTTTTAGACATCCTGACAAGTAGACAGGGGTGGGGTTCCTATTGAGATGGAAAGGTAGGGGGTTCAGAGAAGGTTCCACAGTGTTGTTTAAGCtactttgcatttctctttgtGGTCTCTGCCCTGGGGGACCCTCCACTTTGAGGAAGGTGGAGTGATTTAAAATGCATCCACTTTAAGCTCCGGCTGACCCTGCAACTGGCTAATGGGAAAAGAAGTCTGTCGCCAGCCTATATTCTTCACCATACGGaatttattgagaaagaaaagaatgttgaGAGATGGGGTAAGGGAAGGCAGATGACAGAGAAGAATGGCTTATAGGGCATGGATAGGAGAGGAAAGGTGAGGGATTTGAACATCCTGTCTGACACTCAGGCGGAGACAGATGTGGTTAGTTATAGACTGGGGGAGAAACAATATAACTTGAGCCCAGTAGGGTAATGGAGAATTTTTGCTGCCTGAGTCAGAGCGGGAAGCAAGGGCACAGGCTTCTAGATCTTGTTGCAGAAAGATTGATTCCGACAGCATATAATTTGCATTCTGGTTCCATGGGAGAAGAGGTTCATTGATGGGCACATATTCTCACAACCCTGAACCATGAATTGGAGTTTTCCACCTGAAAGAAGTAGAGATAGACTATAGTGAGCAGAAGGCTTCCCTCTCCCACCTTAGCCTTCATCCATGGTCCCCAGTGTCCCCATACAGGCACGACCAAGGTCTCCAGCTTGTATATTCTTCCACCCCTTCTCTTTCCATCCGCCTTTTCTGGGCCCTTCCCCATATCTGTTGCGCACTGCCTCTATTGAGGGACTAGACAAACCACAAGGGAAATCAGACAGTGTGGTTCACGGGAAATCAGGCAGTTTTGGTGATGAGGAGTGAGTATAAGAGTAGAGAGGTATGAGAATATACTAAGATAGTTCTGGCAACCTATGAACACTGACTGAAAGACAattctttattcacttattcaatatTCACTAAATGCCTTCCATGAActaaacattgtgctaagtgctagGAACATATAGccatgaacaagacagacatagTCCCGAGCTTATGGTCAATGTGTCAACATCTCAAAGTGCAACTCACACATTTCTTTAATACAAAGAGATAGACagtctccctgtctccttttAAGACATCATAGGCTTGCTCTATGGAGGGCCTCTACCTCTCCATCAGTAGCTGGAATGCTGCTCTTAATTCTTGAAAGGATAAGGTTCTCCTGAATCTCCAAGTTTCTGGGGAATCACAACTTGACCCCTCCTCAGACTCCCACCACTGCAACTACTCCCAAGAGTACTCAGGTTAGTGGATGTGTTTCCCTGGCAAAGATTGTATCATGAAGTCCCCACATACCTTCAAAGATCTTCTTTAACATGCACTGCTGGGAATTCTGAGTGGAGCAGACTCCCTCTCCACGAAGACATTTTCCTTGATCATTCATATATGAGCATGTGTGGCAATTTAATATCGGGCCTGCCAATTTAAGATAAGCCTAATGAAATTCCCTGGTGGTCCAGGTGTATAGCTATGAGTCACAAGGGGTGGGATGATGGGTAGCAAGGAGCCTGGATACCACACATTTCATTGCTTGGCTCTCACTGAGCATCTGAGGGCCCTGCGTCTGATAGAGCATAGTCTCTGTTCTGTACCTGAGGAAATGCTTTCATTCTTACTGCTTCATCTATGATTTTCATTGCTGAAGAATCCCAGACTGCTCCGTATATTACTGATGTTTGCTCCATACCCCCACTGGCTTCCTGGATATTTAGTTAGATGCCCTTCTGCCACATCTGACTCCATAGGAGCAAAGTAGAACTTTTGTCACTTGACTGGCTCCCCTTTGTACTCCCCTGTCATGCTCTTACCCATACGGGACAAATGGAGTAAAAACTGATTAATAAGCTATGTTAGAATACTGTAATGTTACAAACTCTGTAAAGGGTGATCAGTCTCCAATTTCAAACTGACCTTCAACAATGTCAATTTGTCACAAAGGGCATTCTTTTTGAAATGCTTCCGTTTTGCCTCTTTTGCTATCTCCATTCCCAATTCCCTAGTTGAGGAAGCACAAAGAAATCGGAAAGATGTGGGCTGAAGAGTCAGGCTGACCCAAGTTTGAATCCAAGGATTGCTCCTCTCTAGCGATGTGATGTTAGCCTTACTTCTTAGAAGATTTGGAATACTACTACTTATGCAATGGGAGGAAATATGAAGTACTTATATTTGGTAATATCTTGAGACATCAAACTCTGggtcttgttttccttccttggaCAACCCTTTTTTAGTAAGAGCTAAAACATTGCAGTTTTACTGGGAACTTACTTGTGGATCTAATAGACAAAAGTGTGCTCATGCTTTATTGTCCATGTTCAAACAAAACAGAGCCACCTAGCCAGGGCTAGATATCCACTTACAGAGTTTGCAAAGCATTCTAACATAGTTTGTTGGGGCAGATTCAGCATGAAGCTCATGGAGCCTAGTCTTCCACGAGCCCCTTCCAAGGGAGTGTATTCATAGTTTCTTATGTAGAATAAAGATGGGGGGACTGCTGgcattttgtatttgtgtgtgtgtgtgtgtgtgtgtgtgtgtgtgtgtgtgtgttttaaagaggGCCCTCAAAACTGCTTAGCTCTCAGGGCCCCACAAAACCTGTATCCTGCCTCCTGGTATTATTATCAAGAGACGTAAAGAGCGTCTTTGAGAGAGCTCTTCGTGAAGTGTTTGTGAATTAGTCTCTCTTCCATACAATCTCCTTAAAGTTGGCTTTCTTGATGTTCTGCCTAGGTCACACCTGAAGTCAAGGACTAGTACCCATCCAGATGTGCCTCACCTGAAAAGGGGTCTCACCTGAAAGTGTGCTTGAAGGTGGAATGCCTGAAGGCTGTTCACCCGGTGGCTTTTCACCTGAAGCTTGTTCACCTGAAGCTTGTTCACCTGAAGCTTGTTCACCTGAAGCTTGTTCACCGGAAGCCTGTTCACCTGAAGGCTTCTCACTCAAAACTTGTTCACCTGAAGGCTTTTCAGCTGAAACCTGTTCACCTGAAGGCTTTTCAGCCAAAACTTGTTCACCTGAAGGCTTTTCACTGGAAGACTGTTCACCAGAAGTCTGTTCACCAGAAGTCTGTTCACCTGAAGGCTTTTCACCAGAAGTCTGTTCACCTGAAGGCTTTTCACCAGAAGTCTGTTCACCTGAAGGTTGTTCACCAGAAGTGTGCTCCCCTGTGGTGTGTTCACCTGACATGTGTTCACCCGCAGCATGCTCACCTGAAGTGTGCTCACCTGAAGCGTGCTCACCTGAAGCGTGTTCAACTGAAGCGTGCCCACCTGAGGTGTGCTCACTTAAACTGCTCTCGTCTGAAGAAGTCTCATACAAAGCCTCACCATCTGAAGGGTTTCCAAGTGAAAAGTACCCACCTGGAAATTGCTGAACGGAAGCTTGATGATCCATAGAACGAGGAGGTTCATCAGGCTGACCTGATGCTCCTGGGGtgaaggaacagaagagagagtgaAGGTGAGAAAGAATGTCTGGGATAAAGACTGCTTTTCGTATGCAGTAAGGCTAATGTTGTGGGATTCCCGGGTTTCCTGTGGGCCAGATCAGGCACCTGAAGATATTACAGATGTTGGGGGAGCTCAGTGAATTACCCAAGAGACCATGAAGGTCAGAGGCGTTAGTAATGAAACACACAGAGACAAACCCTGGCAtttaaaggaagaattttaagaTCTGCATTGTTAAGAAATGCACAGGGGGGCCCACTTGCCCATGTACCAAAAGCACCTAAAGGGAAAATAACGTGCTCCCCCTGACAAAGCCAGCATTTGGAAATCAAAGTACCATCATCACTCACATAACCAGAAGTccaccccagccctccctcccgtGTCTCTGTGGGTGAAAGGCAAGAAGGATGAAGAtatgaaagggaaagagaagctaAGTAGTTCTGGCTGGAATTTAACGTGGAAGGTTTTAACCTTGACaggataaattttaaattagagaTGACAAATATCTAAGGAACCCACAAAAATTATGAGACAGGATTTAAGACACTTTTATTTGGCAAATTCAGGTTCTTGCTCACACTCAGTCACCAATCCATGTGGGTTGGAGACTCAAAGTTGCCATCAATTATTGAGgtaagggacacctggggggctcagttggttgggcatccgacttcagctcaggtcatgatctcacactctgtgagtttgagccctgtgttgggctctgtgctaacagctcagagcctggaatctgcttcagattctgtccccctttttctctgccctcccccgctcatgctctgtgtctctctctctctccttgaaaaataaacattaaaaaattattaagataaaaacattctttgcttatttatttctgaattgatATTCCTTGTGACATATACCATTTATATCCACTTCACTTCATGTAGTTGTCACGAGTCTTCAATAAGATAAATTGTGAAGTTCCTAGTTTATTCCTTAGGTGCTcaacttatttttctctccttcccactttACACTGGGACTTAACAAAACTCTTAACTGGTCATTCTCTTCTGGCCAATTTCTTctatctttaatccatttcaccAAATGACTATCAGACAAACATTCTTTAAGCATGACTTTCATTTTGTTGGAATGTAGCACCAAACAATTTGATTATTACTCTTTGACTAGACTGAGTAACCCAGAGGAGAGTAGGTAGGCTACTGAGTTATTAATCCCAGCCAAAAGCTGAGAGGAATTACAAGATCTTTTGAGGCTAAGGTAGCCTAAGTCTCTAAAATACCCTTATCTCTGCAAGAGTTctgcaattatatatatatatatatatatatatatatatatatatatattctgggtGATTTGTAGTCCTTATAATCAATGACTTTCTGAAAGACTAGGAATAGAATACATTGATAAAGCAATTATTTGTTAAGGCTTTtgggaggtttttatttttattttttaattttttttaatgtttatttttgaggagagacagagagcaagcaggggaggggcagagagagagggagacacagaatccaaagcaggctctaggctccacactgtcagcccagagcctgacgtggggcttaaacccacaaaccgtgaggtcatgacctgagtcaaagtcacacttaaccaactgagccacccaggcgccccttgggaggcttttatttttaaaagttgttactGAAATATCTGCTTTGCTGattcttcaaaatttaaaaaaaattttttaaaaatattttttagagagggagagcacaagtcaggggagaggagcagagggagagagagaatcttaagccgtctgcatgctcagcatggagcccgacatgtaggactcaatcccataaccctgggatcctgacctgagctgaaatcaagagtcaggcactcaaccgatttagccatgcaggcaccccttaTTCTTCAATATATTCTTCAAACTATTCTTCAATAGTTAACAGAAGTTTTAGTACAGAGATTTCTGATACAGAAAGGTTGAAAAAGCACACTAATTTCTTAGTCATTCTTATAGTTGATGACTTAACTGTTTCACCACGTGGCTGGCATTTCTGAGTCAATTTTTGAAAGTCTAAGaaagtaaaaaccaaaattcTTTGAGAACCAACATTACATTTGTCATTTAATTGACACCTCAGAGCTCACggcccctctcttctcctctagGAGGAATGAGGGAGCATAGCCCTTCATGAATGAGGATCCTGAAAGAGGAAATACAATTGGATAGATAGAACATGGCTATGAAGGAGAGGCTCGTAAGGTCTCTGGCCCATAACTATGCTCTGAGATGGATTTCTAGGTACATCACATTCCCGTCTCCTTGTATCTTTCCTTGCTACATCAACTACATAAGGATCCCTTGCACTCAGTTAATTGGGACAAACCTTCAATGGACTTCCACAGAACCCCTAGACTTATCTTCTCATCTCACAGAGCAACAGGTTCAAATGGTGAGTGGTTGAAAGAAGTAGGAATGAGACTGTGCCAAGCCAGTGGGCTTCTCTGGTGGTAAAGCCATAACTAGGAGGAATCAATGGACTCAGGAGCTCTCAGAGTTGAACTCGTTTAGCTCTTCCTGATTCTGAGTCAGATTGGTTTGGGTAACTTTCTTCTTCAAGGGCTAAAAGACCTTAAAGAGGCCTCCTAGAGCCAATATAAGGGACTCACCTCTGGCAGATCCAACGAGACAAAGACTCATTAGTAAGAGAAACTTCATCTGGATTTTGGGGAAGACGGGACCCTGGTGTGGGGTACCCAAGAGCTGTGAAGTAAACCTGTGAGCAGAAGCTCCCAATGCTAGGTTACAGCTTCTGGGAATTCTAGAATCTCAGAGACCACCCATGTTGCCTCACAATGGGTTTGAGCTTTGAGGTTCTCCTGTATGCTGCTCAGGCAGGAAGGCCCTCTAACAACCCACGGCAAATTGTGCCAATGAAGACTAATTTGCCATGTATCAGGTGGTGtcttggggctcaatctctctgccctatctttttttttaaaacatcttattACCAAAATAACATactctctttgaaataaaatttagaagttATTTACTCTCTTTCAAAAGTGTTCTTGACAATGAATTGTGATCGGCTGATTATTATCTATTTGGCTCTTTAAATCAGCCTTTTTTGGCTCTGTAGGCTGACCTCTATTGACTCGATCACCTGAATGCTAGCTGGGTTTGGCTG
Proteins encoded in this window:
- the ACRV1 gene encoding acrosomal protein SP-10 isoform X2 yields the protein MKFLLLMSLCLVGSARGASGQPDEPPRSMDHQASVQQFPGGYFSLGNPSDGEALYETSSDESSLSEHTSGGHASVEHASGEHASGEHTSGEHAAGEHMSGEHTTGEHTSGEQPSGEQTSGEKPSGEQTSGEQTSGEQSSSEKPSGEQVLAEKPSGEQVSAEKPSGEQVLSEKPSGEQASGEQASGEQASGEQASGEQASGEKPPGEQPSGIPPSSTLSGPILNCHTCSYMNDQGKCLRGEGVCSTQNSQQCMLKKIFEGGKLQFMVQGCENMCPSMNLFSHGTRMQIICCRNQSFCNKI
- the ACRV1 gene encoding acrosomal protein SP-10 isoform X1, with product MKFLLLMSLCLVGSARGASGQPDEPPRSMDHQASVQQFPGGYFSLGNPSDGEALYETSSDESSLSEHTSGGHASVEHASGEHASGEHTSGEHAAGEHMSGEHTTGEHTSGEQPSGEQTSGEKPSGEQTSGEKPSGEQTSGEQTSGEQSSSEKPSGEQVLAEKPSGEQVSAEKPSGEQVLSEKPSGEQASGEQASGEQASGEQASGEQASGEKPPGEQPSGIPPSSTLSGPILNCHTCSYMNDQGKCLRGEGVCSTQNSQQCMLKKIFEGGKLQFMVQGCENMCPSMNLFSHGTRMQIICCRNQSFCNKI